One Eurosta solidaginis isolate ZX-2024a chromosome 1, ASM4086904v1, whole genome shotgun sequence genomic window, AGCTGAGCTCAGATCAGCTGTCGTTTACTGCAAAATCATCAATTCAGTTCTTTCTTTACTTATTTCGACcagaacttataaaaaaaatgtttgatgagACAACCCTCTATTTGGCACAGAAAGAtctaaacaataattttagagtaTCTGAGATAGAAATCCGACAGTTTGTTGGTGTCGTATATCGTATGTCACTTGTTCAGCTACCCAGGGTAACCAACCATTGGAGTTCCATCCTAGGCACAACTCTTAATTCCACAGGTTATGATTGTCTTGTAACATATTTGAAAAGATACGACAAAATCTTCATTTCAATGACAATAGCAAATGTCTTCCAAGGAGCCACCCTGACTTAGACAGTATCTTTAAAATACGTCCCGTTGCGGACTCCTTGAACGAAGCATACGCGAAAGTTCCAATAGAAACTAATTTCGACCTATCCTAATCGCTAATACTTTTCTGATAATTTTCTTTCCACTGTTGCTCATTGTTGCCTGTCGGCTACACTCCCTTTTTATAGCAGTAtccatacaaaataaataatttagaaataaaaaataaaaagccgaCTTTTTATTTAGGAATCTATccgatttaattgaaataaaattatttcgaAGTGATGAGTTATAGAGGGTTAATATTATCGATTCGTTTCATTGAATTGCGAAATAAATACACGAATAGAATGATGTCACACATTCGTGTTTTTGCCTTAGTTGACTTTCACCAAGTTAAAATAAAACTAACAAGGTCTTCGAAATATTTTGGAAgggaaaaaaattgtaaattttaaaaCTCACACTTACAGAATCCAGGGCCTAGAGAGAAGGCCATATTGCCTTTCTCACCGTATGCATGGgcataaacaaataaacaaaaaaaatcattatctTTACGAATAGCAGTCTGGctgtttaaattgaaaaaatatgtatgtaatctATCGTCGTATAGAAGCTAATTATGAGGCACTGTAGGCTGAATGATTATTTTAAGCAAACAAATAACTGGAATTACATTTGGGGTATTGACTTGACCGTGGTTATCTGCTTGTGTGGTTATTTTCTTAAaacagtttacaaaaacaaaatacaatggaGTCAAATAATTTTTAAGCAGATAAGGTGATAACGAGCAATttaatattcagcccaattctaaacgaaaattccgtgcgagttttctcccttctcccattcctcgtattctaaataaaaattccttgtgagttttttcacttctccctttcctcctattctgaacaatgttcgaaaagcgGAAAcaggttatgggagaaaagtaggtattatgaatgtgagggagagggagatttctctgccatttcataggagttttttcacttgttaaattaaagggaatgcatcaaaatagttaaaggaaattggttattttaagaaagaacacttatttgtacaaatttgtgctaaaagatgtatttatattctaccacaatattctcactgttaatacaacaacaactacaaccacaatattctttattttaagtcgaaaagtatatcataagcaacggtagatctcttggtatacaaatttgatgcagccatccagaaattgcgcaaggattttttaataagacttcaatagattttggcatatgatgaaggacgaattcaactcaacttggccgccagaaaattgctttgctgaatgaaagcaggcaactccggcagatttgtgtgcggccgtcttcttcttatgttccgctgttgatgttgctgtggcaccaattcattactcatttcagtgaataccacatgaaatgcaataaatactgtgcaatgtttatattttatttcttaatttccaacaaatttgcaacaataattaaaattttcaattttttaaacaaaataagaaatgtgcaacgaaatttcaattgacaaaacagctgacttcgaaaattcgaaattcctattccccaattattgttctccctaggagaaaagaattggaggaatttttccgcgggaataaaaaaatccgcgagaacaaaattccgcgagaatatttagaattggtcttattatattatttgcatagaaccagggacggaaaattataattttttttttcgaagtcgaaaaagtcctggtcaaaaaattgccctaggtgaaaatgtttgagttcccaggtatccctatagcaaaatcatgtcgaatcatgcatcctttttatttttcgaactttttccataaaagtccacatataaaagtaaaatctgtgtttttattttttgagtccgatagaactagttaaattcaaacttttaaaaataaaagtctggaaataaaagttaaacccggaattttattttttaaggccaaaataaaaatccggcttgataacaaagaagcGGCTTGTCCGAAATAAAATAGATTtattatcaagccggactttttttggccttataaaataaaagtccggatttaacttttatttccagacttttatttttaaaagtccgcaTTTAAACaggttctatcggactcaggtaataaaaatcagaatataatttttatcttgatccaaatatattgaAAGTCCGAAATTaattgcaaggaattatattataaaaggaataacagtttccgatCCTGGAAATAGTCCTATTGTGATCCCAAATGTAATAAGAAAATCGCCCTTAAAACATTTTCGAAACGGTCTGAagtaatcccgaaataatccttgAAACGATCGTGTAACAGTTTTAAAATAAACCCGAATAATAGTACAAAAATGATCGAAACCAATTCCGAAATAGCTGCAAATATTCTATAAACTGTTTGGAAAAAGTTGCGAAATTAACCTGAATCCAATTCCGAAAAACCGCCGTTATGATGCCGAAAATAAAAGCTTAATTATCCTAAAACAGCCCCGAATACAATAACGTAACGATTCGAAAACAGTTTCGAAATGGTCACGAAGTTATTAAACCTCCATTAATTTTACCGCTAGACTGCATTTCAGTGGCCAACGTCAatataattaaagttataatgattaaaaataaataaaaaaaggaactTATTCCTCAAGGAAGTTGTgcccttttcttcttttttcaaaaaatatcagcCAGGATATCCTTTAAGGTTTTTAACTGTGTGCCCAATTTTACCAAATATCTTCAACAATTCAGGCGTTACTCATCTACAGATCAAACATTCATattaataatataaacaaaatttactaATTATTGGagtcattttaataaaaataaacatacaaACTCTGCTCTACTAGTCTACTACTTtggggagtttctttatcgtcaatacaacaacaactactattTTGATCGTAACTGTACATAAAATCATCAAGGTTAAATACCTGGCATTTTCTTTTTTAGGAAAAATGTTACTCTCATGTTGCACTctgaaattttatcttttgaacTAGATACTGGTGTCCCTTTTCTCATTCAAAGGGATATATCTTGTGAAAGGAGCACGCAAACTTAAGATAAAGCAGTGAAAAGCCAACAGACCAACAAAGTGACATTAGACACTATGTTCACTGCACTAATTACTATAATACTATACTTACACGAATATCATCATCGCGTCCCATAGGTAGAGAAATGCTGGTAATGACCCATATGCCTCCAATATATAAGCATAATCACCGCCTGACTTGGGTATCGCTGTACCCAATTCAGCATAACACAGTGCGCCAATCATCGACAACAAACCACATAGCACCCATATAGTGAGTGATGTTCCGACTGCCTCCACTTCACGTATTACACCCTTGGGTGATATAAAAATACCGGAACCAAAAATTATACCCAATATAATGGCAACACCTTCGAGTAGTCCTAATTGTTTTTTCATACGCACAGCACTGCTGTTCGAATCGGTTGAACCTTCACGTTGGACACTCGCACCACCACCATTGCTAATCGATGTGGATGCAATAGCCTTGTCAGCAGACAACGTTGCCGAGACATTGGGCGCCGTTTCACTTGCTGGTGTTAGAAGTATAATTTCGCTGGTAGGCGATTGTAAATCGTTAGATGAACGCATTTTACTTAGTACTAAAAAGTTGGCTTTAATTATAATTTCCTCACTTTACTTAAATTTGCAAATAATATAGCGCGCGATTAGAATACGACGAAGTCACATAGTCACGTACAACCTTTTCAGCCAGCTACTTGCAGTATTCTAAATTCAAATGTACAATTGAACTTTTATCGTTACTTGTTGAACGCTTATGCACTGTCCATATGCATctaagtatgtatatgtgtatgtattattCTCACGTACTTATCAAAAGTAAGTAGATAGCAATGCCGGgtgtttttcggtttttgttttgcTACGCCCATTCAATGTATACTAAAATGTTTACTGCCCTACATTTACACTCCCTCATTGCTCAAACACGCACCCCTTATAAATGCTTAGGGCGAGGGGCTGCCGTATACGACAGCCGTAGACACACTTTCAGAACATCCACTAGTTGTatgatttcttgtttttttttttttaggttagATGCATAGCAGCATTGATTAGGTGTCACCAataaatatgtaggtacatacaaaGGTGTGCTGGCATAAACTGAATAATTGATCTTACTTTTATCGCAAATGAAAACACTTAATCCATTTTTTTACACTTTATAAAgtcatttaatattaattaatcttttaagataagaattttcagtatatttttgtagtttatctTTTATTTTGAATACAATCTAGCACGCGTTATGTTATAAACGAACACAGCCGAGCACACTGTACTGTCAAACGGAAAATGGCAAAGGAAAAAGAGGCGGAAAGTGGATAACGGATATGTTGAAAGGAAAAGAAGTTTTTAGTGTTGGAAAATGAAGAATTTCGTTTGCATGAAAAAGAATTTGTAACaaagaaattgaattttcaatttctttggtaaaagtctagttgaggggtcgactgctaatacgctaccaaaaatatcgagagaggtgtcaaaagacgcgtattaatctcgagaacaataatccgatggcggaaaagaaaaatcttatctatgtccggagatatttgcagttgaagttggcgatttgcatgtggttgtcgTTGTTTTAGTACCCACAACaaaatttgtgcatcaccgtggcggtagccacggttataccacacacccagaCTTGGcacggcgtagcccagggttatttgttATACGCGCggacgaaggccgccaactcagaaaggtgttctgcgcaaaaatactatggatcccacccccggtttcggaggtacccgcgggtcttttttcggtttttcgttaatatcttttgaacgagttaatatttttattttccgccttcggattattaatactgatgtcaagacgcgtcgtttgacacctctttcgatattagcgtattagcagtccacccctcaactagactattacctagagatatattagtttctttattcacgcaaatgctaaataacataagaatattcgtagtataaaatataaaagttgtattgcccctcttcatttactttcattttaaattaaattcacttcgataattctttccgacacaattcctctttagtactttggcataagatcctctgtgggtgctccatggagtactacagtgaaagtactttggaaagtactctcacgaatgtactctatggaatactcacaaacaaagcgagagtgggatcacccactcctctcctaggacatcgcaatgttaattggagcacattttttgtatgaatacagattagttttggaatacttcCAAAGGAGtgttccttacattatttatgcagtactcgcgttttttgaagggtaatcTTTAAGACTGGCGCTTAAGCGTTTGTAGGTTATATTTAAATCGCCAATTATATTAGACGCAATGAGGTTTCTTTTTAAATATTCTTACATAAAACCTTACAacaatactttttataagtaGTATATTAATGTACTGGCACGCATATCATTTGCATTTATTTCTTCTCTTTCGCATTTATTTTTGAGTTAACCATATCTTTGAATTgtgataaaattttgttttcacgcTTCTGCCGCTCTTCTTTGCTAAACATGGCCAAGGCGCGTTTTTCATCAGCCGAATAAATTTGATTTTCTTTGCGTATACGCACAGCTTCCATGCGACGATGTCTAGACGACAGAAAATGAATGTCAATTAGAAAACCGAGtactaatttttaataaaagtttcAAATGCACTTACCGACTACCGCTCATAACATAGCCGACCGACTCGAAGTTGGCGATTTCCTCAGAAGTTAAACCGATTTCACCTCGACGTGGTATACGTTTTCCTTCGGCTATATATGCCGCCATGGCCGCACCTTCACCAGGCAAAAGTGCAATTCCAAAATCCTTTTGACTCAATCCACTAGTCTGCCTTAATGTTGGCCCGAATTCCTCACCATCACCGACATTGACTCCTTGTGAAGTACCAGGTTTGTTTGCATTACTCCTTTTAGCTTCATCGCGTTtacgttttttgtttttcttatgtTTTTTAACTTTCTTTGTTTTAACTTTGGTTTTCTTTATTGGTTTAATACCATCAGCGGTCTTTTCTAACCAAGTCTCTTCTACAGTCTGATTATCCGAATCCGCGGAGCTATCACTCTCAGAGCTTGAACTTTCTGTACTTTCATCGGATGTTGATGAGGTACTTGAACTGGATGAATCACTAGAGCTCGACACATGTTTCTTCTTTTTGGTatgttttttctttgattttttcttgctcttacTTTTATGCTTTTTAGATTTCTTATTTTTGCCtttaccttttttcttttttggttttttgaatGTGTGATCAAGTATTTTCACATCTGGATCATCGAGCTCTTCATCGGAATATTTTTCAGGATGTGCAGGACTCTTTGCCCATACTTCTGGAGCGCCTTCTGTGCCAATTGTTTCACGTTGCCCTCTTCTCACTTCTAAGTAATTAGATGATCTTTTCTGCTGATGTTGATAGTTGCCTCCATTTTGCCTACCCCTAAAACCTATCCCAGCTCTAAACGGATTATTTCGCCGCCTATTATAGTTGTCCTCCTCGTCGAACATATCGTTAGGCCAGCGTTCAACATTATTTGTGCTGCCCTGTTCTTGGTATCGTGGAATTATATCACTGCTGTGTGATTTCGAAGGTCCGTCATCTCTTACTTTCTGCTTATAGCGACGTAGTTCTTTAGAACGTTTAGGTGATCTTGATCTGGATGAAGAACTGGAGCTGGAAGATGAATTAGACTTTGAACGTGCATTCCTTCGCCTGTGTATATCACGAGATCTTTGCCGGGCATCGCGTTCACTCGAACTGTGTTTATGCTTTTCAGACGCTTTCTGACGGCTGCGTGAACGACTCCTTGATCGCGATGGCATTGGGAGTTGAATTGCACTGCAAATGGTTTTTGGTTATTGCTGAAGGTTCTCTTTTCTGCCAATTACATATTTTTTGTGTATAAAACAAACCAAGTGTTGACAATCAATAGTGTGGCCAAGTCCGAACAATTTCTGAAGTCCTCTTTGGTAAAACAAACATATTACCCAGTAGAAATTATAACAAATATTATGCCAAAAACACATatacctcgtgttccaatgacacatgaaccagatacAGATAGAGaattaacatgcaaatgcaacaatgtgaactatggatcacattgttgttacatttgcatgttaaatctctatccgtatctggttcattagtcattggaacacgaggatagTTATTTCTGCGACACATGTGCAGAGGCCTCcgaggtgtggtggtagcgtactccgcgcacgacaccgaagatcctgggttgaaGTCCAGGGCGAAGAAACAtgtaaaatttagaaacaagttttctgtTAAAGAAAGAGAAGCTCGTCCTGAAATCTCTTTGGAGATTATTgcgctttgcatttatttttattttataaatattgtaacttCTTGATACTAGATAAGTGCTGGCGCGTGAAAAAGCAAAGTTCTGCATAACAATGCGTAACAGAGTAAATAGCATcaaaatgggtttttttttttgctcccgcattaagagcggtacgcagatcacaagaaagtaaaaattccatataaaaacgctcaagaaatgcttAAGAAAATCCCTTGTCgtaaattttcttgaggtagtacgcagtttacaagaaatttagtaccctactttactactatttttccatcaaatttgtaccggcaacaccggtttccgcaagaaatatgtcaattgccatatatttcttgaaaaaaaaaggtaaacaaactggaaaaattaggtaagcacgtggttttttaatttttctgcaataaataattattattttatttcagaaatggaaataacaatagctgcagcaccaaaacgcaaaaagagcatagtgaatttcacggcggaggagaaacgggcatttataagggaagtgacattctttacatttcttttgtttatgtgctcttcttcttgcttttTTCACTATTCACCGTCGatttttaaacgtcaaaattacatcCATACTATtatttttcacgcaagaaaaaatgctaaatttttcttgagcaattacttgtgatctgcgtacaaCTCTTTACCTGAAATTTTTAGTTGTTATTCTGCTATCTTAtctcggtaatagtctagttgagaggTCGACTGTTAAtatgcgtcaaaaaatatcgagagtggtgtcaaacgacgcgtcttgacgtcAGTATttataatccgaaggcggaaaataaaaattttaactcgttcgaAAGATAttatcgaaaaactgaaaaattacccgcgggGCCCTgcaaaaccgggggtgggatccacataatttttgcgcagaacacctttctgcattggcggctcTGGCCGCGCGGCAattttatacgacagcatgacgctgctaatacgcgtccaaaaatatcgagagaggtgtcaaaagacgcgtattgacctcgacaacaaacgaaaacggaaaagaaaaaatttaagtcgTTCAAACGATATTAACGAAAACTCTAAAAACTTCCCACGAGTCCCTCCGATGCGAGGGATGGAAtcgatagtatttttgcgcagaacacatttctgtattggcggccttgggccgcgcttataaaaaattaccctgggtgggtccaacaccggtttggagaccaaaactatatccgcgcaaaacacttaagTTCACAATTTTTTTCCGGTACCagattacaacaaccacatgaaaatcgccaacttcaactgcaaatataaccggacagaaaaaaatttttgttttccgccttcggattattattgtcgaAATTAATACGTagcgtattaacagtcgacccctcaacttgACTTCTACCCCTATATGCTCTTAAACACTGTCTTGTAGCCTTCTCATTCCACTTATTTTCGAAAAAGCTAAGTTAATTGTTTAAATCAACTAAATTGTGATATGGTTCACCTCTCGCGCTTGGTTCGCAGTTTCGGGTTTTTCCTCCCAAAACTTTTTGGAAAACTATTCTTTCATGGATTTTATAGCTACGAAAGTTTATTTTGGGAGAAATAAGTTCAGTGACAATATTTAGAATTGTCGCTTTTGTTTTGACGCAACATTATCTTAGTTTTTGTAGAAGTTCAAGAATTTCCTGGAGGGTGACCACACTTCATAGCGTTAACGAAGCACACTTAATGCAACACTGCGGTATACAATTTTTGCAGCTGTCAGTTTTATAACTTCATCCAGTGTTCAGATTACAATAAATCCCTATGGTGAATATATATTGGCGTTTGTGGTAGACTCCGGCTTTATAAGtggttttaaaattatttatagtCAGAACAAAGTTATGAAAAAAGTTTCGAATTGTGCATTTATTATAATTTCAAAAATAAGTTGTTGATCCGCGGCATTACGcgtgataaaaataataaatcaaaatcaagtaTGGTTAGGTTTACAACTATGCCATAGTCCGATTACTGTTCATTGCAGTTGTCAATTGTTGGTGGAAGTGACGTGTAAAGTTTTTCTGCATCGATTCTATTCGAAACTTTAATTAGTTTTTTATCCAATTTAAGCAAAAAACTCCAACCAAGCTACAATAAAATGGGTTCTTTCCGACGTGAAAAAGATGATGAAGATGAGGGTAAGCTCTAGGACAGTGAAACTGCATGAGCCCTAATTCAACAATACAACGGCTTATCGATTCATGAAGTCATGTTTTCGATTAAATAAATTTATGAACGTggctaaaaataaacaaaataatttgtATATTCGATACTGTTTGTCTAATTTTGACTCATTAAACTATATACCTTTCACATTCTCAAAGAGCACTAACAAATCTTTTATCTAATTTCTCCAAAAGGCGCAACCAACATCTATCAAAATCTGGAGAAGACATCCGTTTTGCAGGAGACGCGTACATTTAATGACACGCCAGTCAATCCACGCAAATGCATTCATATACTCACAAAAATTCTCTATCTCATCAATCAGGGCGAACAATTGGTTGCACGTGAGGCTACCGATTGCTTTTTCGCTATGACAAAATTATTCCAGTCGAAAGATGTTGTTTTACGTCGCATGGTTTATTTGGGCATCAAGGAGCTTAGTTCCATAGCAGAAGATGTCATAATTGTAACAAGTTCATTAACAAAAGATATGACCGGG contains:
- the LOC137238341 gene encoding NKAP family protein CG6066; translation: MPSRSRSRSRSRQKASEKHKHSSSERDARQRSRDIHRRRNARSKSNSSSSSSSSSRSRSPKRSKELRRYKQKVRDDGPSKSHSSDIIPRYQEQGSTNNVERWPNDMFDEEDNYNRRRNNPFRAGIGFRGRQNGGNYQHQQKRSSNYLEVRRGQRETIGTEGAPEVWAKSPAHPEKYSDEELDDPDVKILDHTFKKPKKKKGKGKNKKSKKHKSKSKKKSKKKHTKKKKHVSSSSDSSSSSTSSTSDESTESSSSESDSSADSDNQTVEETWLEKTADGIKPIKKTKVKTKKVKKHKKNKKRKRDEAKRSNANKPGTSQGVNVGDGEEFGPTLRQTSGLSQKDFGIALLPGEGAAMAAYIAEGKRIPRRGEIGLTSEEIANFESVGYVMSGSRHRRMEAVRIRKENQIYSADEKRALAMFSKEERQKRENKILSQFKDMVNSKINAKEKK